The genomic region gacatttctccaaaaagtacgatctttgtccccatgtgcagttgcaaaccgtagtctggctttttttatggcggttttggagcagtggcttcttccttgcttagcggcctttcaggtcatgtcaatataggactcgttttactgtggatatagatacttttgtacctgtttcctccagcatcttcacaaggtcctttgctgttctggggctgatttgcacttttcacaccaaagtacgttcatctctaggagacagaacgagtctccttcctgagcggtatgactgctgcgtggttccatggtgtttacacttgcgtactattgtatgtacagatgaacatggtaccttcaggcgtttggaaattgctcccaaggatgaagctgacttgtggaggtctacaattttttctgaggtcttggcagatttcttttgatttccccatgtcaagcaaagaggtactgagtttgaaggtaggccttgaaatagatccacaggtacactttcaattgactcaaatgatgccagTTAGCCTaatagaagcttctaaagccatgacatcattttctggcattttccaggctgtttaaaggcacagtcaacttagtgtatgtacacttctgaaccactggaattgtgatacagtgaattttaagtgaaataatctgtctgtaaacaattgttggaaaaatgacttgtgtcatgcacaaagtagatgtccaaaccgacttgccaaaactatggtttattaacaagaaatttgtggagaggttgaaaaacgagttctaatgactccaacctaagggcatgtaaacttccgacttcaactgtaaatagccTTGTGTTTTAGGGGCAGTTTAACATGACTTAACAAACACTTTTAAAGATTTCTAAATTGGAGTGGAGCTGAGTACTAATTAGCATCCATCACTgagtgtgttccaaatggcaccctattccctacatggagCACTACTTTTGCAGCACattatagggaataaggtgccatttggaacatagCCTCTGTGTCTCAAGGATGTAGTGTAGTTTCTCAGAGCCAATAAAGGTAACGTTTCTTCATTTAACATGTTAACAATTAAAAACGGTACAAAGACTCCAAAACTGTCAGCCTGGAAGAAGCTCCACCGTGATGAATGAAGGAAAATGGAGTCTCCCGATTTAGTCCATGGCAGAAGGCTAGCTAACCATAAATACAACCTTACACAGGGGTATTTAGTACAGGCTGCCAAAACCACTTAAATTGAACTTGTTTTTCTATCAGACAACAGACAGTAAGCTACGAGCTGAAGGTCATGCAGGTCTACAtgggttgcatcccaaataactTAGTGAATTACTGTATAGGGAAGTGCACTCTTTTTTTTACGGAGGAAAATACCccaatagggccctggtcaaaagtactatatagggaatagggtgccatttgggactcagtttGGTGTTACATTCTGATACCAAGAAGTGGTATCTCAACAGGCACTAGTTAGTAGCTAGTTACACCTAACTCCAGGCGTAGTGAAAACTAACAATACTGCAAACTAACAATATTGATAACTTACATTACTGTAGTTCAGAGAAGGAACTAAGAGAGAACAGATAAGCAAATCTCAACAACCCTGTTTTGATGAGTGTTCTTTCTAGGTTCAGTCCTGCATGTGATTTGAAAAGCAGTATTTCAGAGATTCATCTGGCTTTGTGGAACATCCCCTGCAAAGAAATTATGAAAATATCTGTTGCTACAAGCTTCTCCTGGTCCAGGATGCTGGAGAGAATCCCATCGATACTGAGATGTGCTTAGTGAGCTACAGTCTGccagaggtacacacacaacccttaTACAGTCTGccagaggtacacacacaacccttaTACAGTCTGCCAGAGGTACACACAACCCTTATACAGTCTGccagaggtacacacacaacccttaTACAGTCtgtcagaggaacacacacaaccCTTATACAGTCTgtcagaggtacacacacaacccttaTACAGTCtgtcagaggaacacacacaaccCTTATACAGTCTGCCAGAGGTACACAAACAAACCTTATACAGTCTGccagaggtacacacacaacccttaTACAGTCTgtcagaggtacacacacaacccttaTACAGTCTgtcagaggtacacacacaacccttaTACAGTCtgtcagaggaacacacacaaccCTTATACAGTCTgtcagaggtacacacacaacccttaTACAGTCTgtcagaggtacacacacaacccttaTACAGTCtgtcagaggaacacacacaaccCTTATACATTCtgtcagagaaacacacacaacccttatACAGTCTgtcagaggtacacacacaacccttaTACAGTCTGTCAGAGGAATACACACAACCCTTATACAGTCtgtcagaggaacacacacaaccCTTATACAGTCtgtcagaggaacacacacaaccCTTATACAGTCTgtcagaggtacacacacaaacaaccctTATACAGTCtgtcagaggaacacacacaaccCTTATACAGTCtgtcagaggaacacacacaaccCTTATACAGTCTGTCAGAGGAACACACAACCCTTATACAGTCtgtcagaggaacacacacaaccCTTATTCAGTCtgtcagaggaacacacacaaccCTTATTCAGTCGgtcagaggtacacacacaacccttaTACAGTCTGTCAGAGGTACACACATAACCCTTATACAGTCTgtcagaggtacacacacaacccttaTACAGTCTgtcagaggtacacacacaacccttaTACAGTCTGTCAGAGGTACACACAACCCTTATTCAGTCGgtcagaggtacacacacaacccttaTACAGTCTgtcagaggtacacacacaacccttaTTCAGTCGgtcagaggtacacacacaacccttaTACAGTCTGccagaggtacacacacaacccttaTACAGTCTGCCAGAGGAATACACACAACCCTTATACAGTCTgtcagaggtacacacacaacccttaTACAGTCtgtcagaggaacacacacaaccCTTATACAGTCtgtcagaggaacacacacaaccCTTATACAGTCTgtcagaggtacacacacaacccttaTACAGTCtgtcagaggaacacacacaaccCTTATACAGTCTgtcagaggtacacacacaacccttaTACAGTCTGTCAGAGGAATACACACAACCCTTATACAGTCtgtcagaggaacacacacaaccCTTATACAGTCtgtcagaggaacacacacaaccCTTATACAGTCTgtcagaggtacacacacaacccttaTACAGTCtgtcagaggaacacacacaaccCTTATACAGTCtgtcagaggaacacacacaaccCTTATACAGTCTGTCAGAGGAACACACAACCCTTATACAGTCtgtcagaggaacacacacaaccCTTATTCAGTCtgtcagaggaacacacacaaccCTTATTCAGTCGgtcagaggtacacacacaacccttaTACAGTCTGTCAGAGGTACACACATAACCCTTATACAGTCTgtcagaggtacacacacaacccttaTACAGTCTgtcagaggtacacacacaacccttaTACAGTCTGTCAGAGGTACACACAACCCTTATTCAGTCGgtcagaggtacacacacaacccttaTACAGTCTgtcagaggtacacacacaacccttaTTCAGTCGgtcagaggtac from Oncorhynchus keta strain PuntledgeMale-10-30-2019 chromosome 18, Oket_V2, whole genome shotgun sequence harbors:
- the LOC127908952 gene encoding uncharacterized protein LOC127908952 — translated: MSVRKMQAAFALCQRNTHNPYTVCQRYTHNPYTVCQRNTHNPYTVCQRYTNKPYTVCQRYTHNPYTVCQRYTHNPYTVCQRYTHNPYTVCQRNTHNPYTVCQRYTHNPYTVCQRNTHNPYTFCQRNTHNPYTVCQRYTHNPYTVCQRNTHNPYTVCQRNTHNPYTVCQRNTHNPYTVCQRYTHKQPLYSLSEEHTQPLYSLSEEHTQPLYSLSEEHTTLIQSVRGTHTTLIQSVRGTHTTLIQSVRGTHNPYSVGQRYTHNPYTVCQRYTHNPYTVCQRYTHNPYSVGQRYTHNPYTVCQRYTHNPYSVGQRYTHNPYTVCQRYTHNPYSVGQR